In Archocentrus centrarchus isolate MPI-CPG fArcCen1 chromosome 16, fArcCen1, whole genome shotgun sequence, a single window of DNA contains:
- the atp1a3b gene encoding sodium/potassium-transporting ATPase subunit alpha-3b isoform X1 yields the protein MGYGRSDSYRVATTQDKDDRSPKKKKGGNKDMDDLKKEVPITEHKMSVEEVCRKFQTDIVQGLTNAKAAEFLLRDGPNALTPPPTTPEWVKFCRQLFGGFSILLWTGAILCFLAYAIQAATEDDPAGDNLYLGIVLTAVVVITGCFSYFQEAKSSKIMESFKNMVPQQALVIREGEKVQINAEEVVAGDLIEVKGGDRIPADIRVISAHGCKVDNSSLTGESEPQSRSPDCTHDNPLETRNIAFFSTNCVEGTARGIVICTGDRTVMGRIATLTSGLETGKTPIAIEIEHFIHIITGVAVFLGVTFFILALILGYTWLEAVIFLIGIIVANVPEGLLATVTVCLTLTAKRMAKKNCLVKNLEAVETLGSTSTICSDKTGTLTQNRMTVAHMWFDNQIHEADTTEDQSGASFDKSSVTWQSLARIAALCNRAQFKAGQDSVAILKRDVAGDASESALLKCIELSCGSVRVMRDKNKKVAEIPFNSTNKYQLSVHETEDPNDNRYLLVMKGAPERILDRCSTIMLQGKEQPMDEEMKEAFQNAYMELGGLGERVLGFCHLLLPEDQYPKGFAFDTDDVNFQTDNLCFVGLMSMIDPPRAAVPDAVGKCRSAGIKVIMVTGDHPITAKAIAKGVGIISEGNETVEDIAARLNIPVSQVNPRDAKACVIHGTDLKDLSQDQMDDILRNHTEIVFARTSPQQKLIIVEGCQRQGAIVAVTGDGVNDSPALKKADIGVAMGISGSDVSKQAADMILLDDNFASIVTGVEEGRLIFDNLKKSIAYTLTSNIPEITPFLFFIIVNIPLPLGTITILCIDLGTDMVPAISLAYEAAESDIMKRQPRNPFRDKLVNERLISIAYGQIGMIQALGGFFSYFVILAENGFLPSRLVGIRLDWDDRSLNDLEDSYGQQWTYEQRKIVEFTCHTAFFVSIVVVQWADLIICKTRRNSVFQQGMKNKILIFGLFEETALAAFLSYCPGMDVALRMYPLKPTWWFCAFPYSFLIFVYDEARKLILRRNPGGWVEKETYY from the exons ATGGGG TATGGGAGATCAGACAGTTACCGCGTTGCCACCACACAGGACAAAGATGACCGATcccccaagaagaagaaggggggaAACAAGGACATGGACGACCTGAAGAAGGAAGTACCCATT ACGGAACACAAAATGTCCGTAGAGGAAGTATGCAGGAAATTCCAGACTGACATTGTGCAG GGACTGACCAATGCCAAGGCAGCAGAGTTTCTGCTCAGGGATGGTCCCAATGCTCTCACCCCTCCTCCCACCACCCCAGAGTGGGTCAAGTTCTGTCGCCAGCTGTTTGGCGGATTCTCCATCCTGCTGTGGACCGGCGCCATCCTCTGCTTTCTGGCTTACGCTATCCAGGCAGCCACTGAGGACGATCCCGCAGGGGACAAC TTGTACCTTGGTATTGTGCTCACAGCTGTCGTCGTCATCACCGGTTGCTTCTCATACTTTCAAGAGGCCAAGAGCTCCAAAATCATGGAGTCTTTCAAGAACATGGTGCCTCAG CAAGCATTGGTGATCCGCGAGGGTGAGAAGGTGCAGATCAATGCTGAAGAAGTGGTGGCCGGAGATCTGATTGAAGTGAAGGGTGGAGACAGGATCCCTGCTGACATCAGGGTGATTTCAGCTCATGGCTGCAAg GTAGATAACTCTTCCCTAACAGGAGAATCAGAGCctcagagcaggtcacctgacTGTACCCATGACAACCCCCTGGAGACCCGAAACATTGCTTTCTTCTCCACAAACTGTGTGGAAG GCACAGCGCGTGGTATTGTCATTTGCACCGGAGACCGCACAGTCATGGGCCGCATTGCTACTCTGACCTCTGGCCTGGAAACTGGCAAAACACCCATTGCCATTGAGATCGAGCACTTCATCCACATTATCACAGGTGTGGCTGTTTTTTTGGGTGTCACCTTTTTTATCCTGGCCCTCATTTTGGGTTACACCTGGCTGGAGGCCGTCATTTTCCTCATTGGCATCATTGTGGCTAACGTGCCTGAAGGGCTTCTGGCTACTGTCACT GTATGTCTGACTCTGACCGCCAAGCGTATGGCTAAAAAGAACTGCCTGGTGAAAAACCTGGAAGCTGTGGAAACCCTGGgctccacctccaccatctGCTCTGACAAGACGGGCACCCTGACCCAGAACAGAATGACTGTGGCCCACATGTGGTTTGACAACCAGATCCACGAGGCCGACACCACAGAGGACCAGTCGG GTGCTTCATTTGACAAGAGCTCAGTGACATGGCAGTCTCTTGCTCGTATCGCTGCTCTGTGTAACCGTGCACAGTTCAAAGCCGGACAAGACTCAGTGGCCATCCTGAAGCGTGATGTGGCCGGTGATGCCTCAGAGTCAGCCCTGCTCAAGTGTATCGAACTGTCATGCGGCTCAGTCAGGGTGATGAGGGATAAGAACAAGAAGGTGGCTGAGATTCCCTTTAACTCCACCAACAAATACCAA CTCTCAGTTCATGAAACAGAAGATCCCAATGATAACCGTTACTTGCTGGTGATGAAGGGAGCACCTGAGAGGATCCTGGACCGTTGTTCCACCATCATGCTGCAGGGCAAGGAACAACCTATGGATGAGGAGATGAAGGAAGCTTTCCAGAATGCTTACATGGAGTTGGGAGGACTGGGAGAGAGAGTACTGG GTTTCTGCCACTTGCTGCTGCCAGAGGACCAGTACCCCAAGGGCTTTGCCTTTGACACAGATGATGTTAACTTCCAGACAGATAACCTTTGCTTTGTTGGCCTCATGTCCATGATTGACCCTCCTCGTGCCGCTGTGCCTGATGCTGTTGGCAAATGCAGATCCGCTGGTATCAAG GTCATTATGGTCACTGGTGATCACCCAATCACAGCCAAGGCCATTGCTAAGGGAGTGGGCATCATCTCAGAGGGCAACGAGACAGTCGAGGACATTGCAGCTCGTCTTAACATACCCGTCAGCCAGGTCAATCCCAG GGATGCCAAGGCCTGTGTGATTCATGGCACAGACCTAAAGGATCTGTCTCAGGATCAAATGGATGACATCCTGAGGAATCACACAGAGATCGTGTTTGCCAGAACCTCCCCACAGCAGAAGCTGATCATTGTAGAAGGATGCCAGCGACAG GGTGCTATTGTAGCTGTGACAGGTGATGGTGTGAATGACTCACCTGCACTGAAAAAGGCTGACATTGGTGTTGCCATGGGAATCTCAGGCTCCGATGTGTCCAAGCAAGCTGCAGACATGATCTTGTTGGATGACAACTTTGCTTCTATTGTCACtggagtggaagaag GCCGCTTGATTTTTGATAATCTCAAGAAGTCCATTGCCTACACCTTGACCAGCAACATCCCAGAGATCACCCCCTTCCTATTTTTTATCATAGTCAACATCCCTTTGCCACTGGGAACCATTACCATCCTGTGTATTGACCTGGGAACTGACATG GTTCCAGCCATCTCTCTGGCTTATGAAGCAGCTGAGAGCGACATCATGAAGCGTCAGCCCAGGAACCCATTCAGGGACAAGCTGGTGAATGAGAGGCTTATCAGCATTGCCTATGGACAAATTG GTATGATCCAGGCTCTGGGAGGCTTCTTCTCCTACTTTGTCATTTTGGCTGAAAATGGATTCCTGCCCTCTCGGCTAGTAGGGATCCGGCTCGACTGGGATGACCGCAGTTTAAATGACCTGGAAGACAGCTATGGCCAGCAATGG ACATACGAACAGAGGAAGATTGTGGAGTTCACGTGTCACACAGCTTTCTTTGTCAGTATTGTGGTCGTGCAGTGGGCTGATCTCATCATCTGCAAGACCAGGCGTAACTCTGTTTTCCAGCAGGGCATGAA GAACAAGATCTTGATCTTCGGCCTGTTTGAAGAAACAGCCCTGGCTGCCTTCCTGTCCTACTGCCCAGGCATGGATGTGGCACTCAGGATGTATCCTCTAAA GCCTACCTGGTGGTTTTGTGCATTTCCTTATAGTTTTCTCATCTTTGTTTACGATGAAGCTCGAAAACTTATCCTTCGCCGGAACCCTGGGG GTTGGGTGGAAAAGGAAACATACTATTGA
- the atp1a3b gene encoding sodium/potassium-transporting ATPase subunit alpha-3b isoform X2, whose protein sequence is MGDKDDRSPKKKKGGNKDMDDLKKEVPITEHKMSVEEVCRKFQTDIVQGLTNAKAAEFLLRDGPNALTPPPTTPEWVKFCRQLFGGFSILLWTGAILCFLAYAIQAATEDDPAGDNLYLGIVLTAVVVITGCFSYFQEAKSSKIMESFKNMVPQQALVIREGEKVQINAEEVVAGDLIEVKGGDRIPADIRVISAHGCKVDNSSLTGESEPQSRSPDCTHDNPLETRNIAFFSTNCVEGTARGIVICTGDRTVMGRIATLTSGLETGKTPIAIEIEHFIHIITGVAVFLGVTFFILALILGYTWLEAVIFLIGIIVANVPEGLLATVTVCLTLTAKRMAKKNCLVKNLEAVETLGSTSTICSDKTGTLTQNRMTVAHMWFDNQIHEADTTEDQSGASFDKSSVTWQSLARIAALCNRAQFKAGQDSVAILKRDVAGDASESALLKCIELSCGSVRVMRDKNKKVAEIPFNSTNKYQLSVHETEDPNDNRYLLVMKGAPERILDRCSTIMLQGKEQPMDEEMKEAFQNAYMELGGLGERVLGFCHLLLPEDQYPKGFAFDTDDVNFQTDNLCFVGLMSMIDPPRAAVPDAVGKCRSAGIKVIMVTGDHPITAKAIAKGVGIISEGNETVEDIAARLNIPVSQVNPRDAKACVIHGTDLKDLSQDQMDDILRNHTEIVFARTSPQQKLIIVEGCQRQGAIVAVTGDGVNDSPALKKADIGVAMGISGSDVSKQAADMILLDDNFASIVTGVEEGRLIFDNLKKSIAYTLTSNIPEITPFLFFIIVNIPLPLGTITILCIDLGTDMVPAISLAYEAAESDIMKRQPRNPFRDKLVNERLISIAYGQIGMIQALGGFFSYFVILAENGFLPSRLVGIRLDWDDRSLNDLEDSYGQQWTYEQRKIVEFTCHTAFFVSIVVVQWADLIICKTRRNSVFQQGMKNKILIFGLFEETALAAFLSYCPGMDVALRMYPLKPTWWFCAFPYSFLIFVYDEARKLILRRNPGGWVEKETYY, encoded by the exons ATGGGG GACAAAGATGACCGATcccccaagaagaagaaggggggaAACAAGGACATGGACGACCTGAAGAAGGAAGTACCCATT ACGGAACACAAAATGTCCGTAGAGGAAGTATGCAGGAAATTCCAGACTGACATTGTGCAG GGACTGACCAATGCCAAGGCAGCAGAGTTTCTGCTCAGGGATGGTCCCAATGCTCTCACCCCTCCTCCCACCACCCCAGAGTGGGTCAAGTTCTGTCGCCAGCTGTTTGGCGGATTCTCCATCCTGCTGTGGACCGGCGCCATCCTCTGCTTTCTGGCTTACGCTATCCAGGCAGCCACTGAGGACGATCCCGCAGGGGACAAC TTGTACCTTGGTATTGTGCTCACAGCTGTCGTCGTCATCACCGGTTGCTTCTCATACTTTCAAGAGGCCAAGAGCTCCAAAATCATGGAGTCTTTCAAGAACATGGTGCCTCAG CAAGCATTGGTGATCCGCGAGGGTGAGAAGGTGCAGATCAATGCTGAAGAAGTGGTGGCCGGAGATCTGATTGAAGTGAAGGGTGGAGACAGGATCCCTGCTGACATCAGGGTGATTTCAGCTCATGGCTGCAAg GTAGATAACTCTTCCCTAACAGGAGAATCAGAGCctcagagcaggtcacctgacTGTACCCATGACAACCCCCTGGAGACCCGAAACATTGCTTTCTTCTCCACAAACTGTGTGGAAG GCACAGCGCGTGGTATTGTCATTTGCACCGGAGACCGCACAGTCATGGGCCGCATTGCTACTCTGACCTCTGGCCTGGAAACTGGCAAAACACCCATTGCCATTGAGATCGAGCACTTCATCCACATTATCACAGGTGTGGCTGTTTTTTTGGGTGTCACCTTTTTTATCCTGGCCCTCATTTTGGGTTACACCTGGCTGGAGGCCGTCATTTTCCTCATTGGCATCATTGTGGCTAACGTGCCTGAAGGGCTTCTGGCTACTGTCACT GTATGTCTGACTCTGACCGCCAAGCGTATGGCTAAAAAGAACTGCCTGGTGAAAAACCTGGAAGCTGTGGAAACCCTGGgctccacctccaccatctGCTCTGACAAGACGGGCACCCTGACCCAGAACAGAATGACTGTGGCCCACATGTGGTTTGACAACCAGATCCACGAGGCCGACACCACAGAGGACCAGTCGG GTGCTTCATTTGACAAGAGCTCAGTGACATGGCAGTCTCTTGCTCGTATCGCTGCTCTGTGTAACCGTGCACAGTTCAAAGCCGGACAAGACTCAGTGGCCATCCTGAAGCGTGATGTGGCCGGTGATGCCTCAGAGTCAGCCCTGCTCAAGTGTATCGAACTGTCATGCGGCTCAGTCAGGGTGATGAGGGATAAGAACAAGAAGGTGGCTGAGATTCCCTTTAACTCCACCAACAAATACCAA CTCTCAGTTCATGAAACAGAAGATCCCAATGATAACCGTTACTTGCTGGTGATGAAGGGAGCACCTGAGAGGATCCTGGACCGTTGTTCCACCATCATGCTGCAGGGCAAGGAACAACCTATGGATGAGGAGATGAAGGAAGCTTTCCAGAATGCTTACATGGAGTTGGGAGGACTGGGAGAGAGAGTACTGG GTTTCTGCCACTTGCTGCTGCCAGAGGACCAGTACCCCAAGGGCTTTGCCTTTGACACAGATGATGTTAACTTCCAGACAGATAACCTTTGCTTTGTTGGCCTCATGTCCATGATTGACCCTCCTCGTGCCGCTGTGCCTGATGCTGTTGGCAAATGCAGATCCGCTGGTATCAAG GTCATTATGGTCACTGGTGATCACCCAATCACAGCCAAGGCCATTGCTAAGGGAGTGGGCATCATCTCAGAGGGCAACGAGACAGTCGAGGACATTGCAGCTCGTCTTAACATACCCGTCAGCCAGGTCAATCCCAG GGATGCCAAGGCCTGTGTGATTCATGGCACAGACCTAAAGGATCTGTCTCAGGATCAAATGGATGACATCCTGAGGAATCACACAGAGATCGTGTTTGCCAGAACCTCCCCACAGCAGAAGCTGATCATTGTAGAAGGATGCCAGCGACAG GGTGCTATTGTAGCTGTGACAGGTGATGGTGTGAATGACTCACCTGCACTGAAAAAGGCTGACATTGGTGTTGCCATGGGAATCTCAGGCTCCGATGTGTCCAAGCAAGCTGCAGACATGATCTTGTTGGATGACAACTTTGCTTCTATTGTCACtggagtggaagaag GCCGCTTGATTTTTGATAATCTCAAGAAGTCCATTGCCTACACCTTGACCAGCAACATCCCAGAGATCACCCCCTTCCTATTTTTTATCATAGTCAACATCCCTTTGCCACTGGGAACCATTACCATCCTGTGTATTGACCTGGGAACTGACATG GTTCCAGCCATCTCTCTGGCTTATGAAGCAGCTGAGAGCGACATCATGAAGCGTCAGCCCAGGAACCCATTCAGGGACAAGCTGGTGAATGAGAGGCTTATCAGCATTGCCTATGGACAAATTG GTATGATCCAGGCTCTGGGAGGCTTCTTCTCCTACTTTGTCATTTTGGCTGAAAATGGATTCCTGCCCTCTCGGCTAGTAGGGATCCGGCTCGACTGGGATGACCGCAGTTTAAATGACCTGGAAGACAGCTATGGCCAGCAATGG ACATACGAACAGAGGAAGATTGTGGAGTTCACGTGTCACACAGCTTTCTTTGTCAGTATTGTGGTCGTGCAGTGGGCTGATCTCATCATCTGCAAGACCAGGCGTAACTCTGTTTTCCAGCAGGGCATGAA GAACAAGATCTTGATCTTCGGCCTGTTTGAAGAAACAGCCCTGGCTGCCTTCCTGTCCTACTGCCCAGGCATGGATGTGGCACTCAGGATGTATCCTCTAAA GCCTACCTGGTGGTTTTGTGCATTTCCTTATAGTTTTCTCATCTTTGTTTACGATGAAGCTCGAAAACTTATCCTTCGCCGGAACCCTGGGG GTTGGGTGGAAAAGGAAACATACTATTGA
- the rabac1 gene encoding prenylated Rab acceptor protein 1 isoform X2 yields MPSGVPKGENCQVDMDSKAGDLFSAEDAHPTGTGGVGVLARLWLPKGLSASVAKEWFDKRRLSIRPWASFVDQRKFSKPRNFGELCQRVVKNVEIYNSNYTFIFLGLILYCIISSPMLLIALAVFAGAFYIIHLKSLESKLVVLGKELTVPHQMSLAGAVSLPVFWLAGAGAAVFWVLGATLFVIGSHAAFRELEGSDMEELLMEPV; encoded by the exons ATGCCATCTGGAGTGCCAAAGGGGGAAAACTGTCAAGTAGACATGGACAGCAAGGCGGGAGATCTGTTCAGTGCTGAGGATGCTCATCCAACTGGCACAGGAGGAGTCGGAGTGCTGGCAAG GCTCTGGCTTCCCAAAGGCTTATCAGCAAGCGTGGCTAAAGAGTGGTTTGACAAGCGCCGATTGTCCATTCGACCGTGGGCCAGCTTCGTAGACCAACGCAAGTTTTCCAAACCTCGCAACTTTGGAGAGTTGTGCCAGAGGGTGGTGAAAAATGTGGAAATTTACAACAGCAACTACACTTTCATCTTCCTGGGGCTTATCCTCTATTGCAT CATCAGCTCGCCCATGCTACTGATTGCCTTGGCTGTGTTTGCTGGTGCCTTTTACATCATTCACCTCAAATCTTTGGAGTCCAAACTGGTCGTCCTCG GCAAGGAGCTGACTGTCCCTCACCAGATGAGTCTGGCTGGAGCTGTTTCTCTACCTGTGTTCTGGTtggctggagctggagctgccGTGTTTTGGGTTCTGG GAGCAACGCTGTTTGTGATTGGCTCTCACGCTGCGTTCCGTGAGCTGGAGGGATCTGACATGGAAGAGCTCCTCATGGAGCCTGTATAA
- the rabac1 gene encoding prenylated Rab acceptor protein 1 isoform X1: protein MSNHLHFASLTLSLLVTCNTTSSSASCLFFIAQQSLYMPSGVPKGENCQVDMDSKAGDLFSAEDAHPTGTGGVGVLARLWLPKGLSASVAKEWFDKRRLSIRPWASFVDQRKFSKPRNFGELCQRVVKNVEIYNSNYTFIFLGLILYCIISSPMLLIALAVFAGAFYIIHLKSLESKLVVLGKELTVPHQMSLAGAVSLPVFWLAGAGAAVFWVLGATLFVIGSHAAFRELEGSDMEELLMEPV from the exons ATGTCAAACCATCTCCACTTTGcttctctgactttgtctctTTTAGTCACTTGCAacaccacctccagctcagcttcctgtctttttt TTATCGCACAGCAGAGTCTGTACATGCCATCTGGAGTGCCAAAGGGGGAAAACTGTCAAGTAGACATGGACAGCAAGGCGGGAGATCTGTTCAGTGCTGAGGATGCTCATCCAACTGGCACAGGAGGAGTCGGAGTGCTGGCAAG GCTCTGGCTTCCCAAAGGCTTATCAGCAAGCGTGGCTAAAGAGTGGTTTGACAAGCGCCGATTGTCCATTCGACCGTGGGCCAGCTTCGTAGACCAACGCAAGTTTTCCAAACCTCGCAACTTTGGAGAGTTGTGCCAGAGGGTGGTGAAAAATGTGGAAATTTACAACAGCAACTACACTTTCATCTTCCTGGGGCTTATCCTCTATTGCAT CATCAGCTCGCCCATGCTACTGATTGCCTTGGCTGTGTTTGCTGGTGCCTTTTACATCATTCACCTCAAATCTTTGGAGTCCAAACTGGTCGTCCTCG GCAAGGAGCTGACTGTCCCTCACCAGATGAGTCTGGCTGGAGCTGTTTCTCTACCTGTGTTCTGGTtggctggagctggagctgccGTGTTTTGGGTTCTGG GAGCAACGCTGTTTGTGATTGGCTCTCACGCTGCGTTCCGTGAGCTGGAGGGATCTGACATGGAAGAGCTCCTCATGGAGCCTGTATAA